A stretch of the Clostridium fungisolvens genome encodes the following:
- a CDS encoding glycoside hydrolase family 2 protein has product MRKVININNSWKFIREDEVKAMNKAYNDENWEVINVPHTWNAFDGANGFDFFKGSCWYRKEFTIESLAKAKKVFIEFEAVNSIADVYVNGEHIGQHKGGYSTFRFDITDAIEFGHTNMLSVNVNNAVFDDVYPQMADFTFYGGIYRDVNIIITDNIHFDLMDYGSAGVYVIQKDISREKASLTIKSNLVNDNEEEKKVRLWADIFDAERNKVTYAATEVILAKGETKEVEMPVAIENPILWNGRKNAYMYEAKVSMVSFNDTVDEISIPFGVRYFNVDAEKGFFLNGEHLALNGVSRHQDRKDMGWAITHKEQEEDMELIKEVGATSIRLAHYQHNQYFYDLCDKEGMVIWAEIPFISVMSKTELEGTNAKQQMVELIRQNYNHPSIMFWGIQNEIQISGERPEVRKLVNELNELTKKEDPTRLTTMANVMFVEDNDPYNFVTDIVGYNKYYGWYQGKTEDFIGWLDGFHKTNPNVKLGISEYGAEGILQYHNNNPKVKDYSEEYHALYHETVWKIFEKRPYLWATYVWNMFDFGANIRDEGGVKGRNNKGLITYDRKIKKDAFYMYKAHWSDEKFVHITSKRFVERVDNEITVKVYSNCDKVTLYSNGYEVATKAGNSKIFVFENVELHEGINEIRVACNQDGVILEDSAIFNKVSQTNQSYEAPEAETGGLVANWFEMPELDLDSIEVKELEITDDVYSTRCSLKDILENEEGKAVLNKYLGDFAENPAIGMALGMKIDVLATMAEDVFNEKMLYMLNKELIKIKKSK; this is encoded by the coding sequence ATGAGAAAAGTTATAAATATCAATAATTCATGGAAATTTATAAGAGAAGATGAAGTAAAGGCTATGAACAAAGCCTATAATGATGAGAACTGGGAAGTTATTAATGTTCCTCACACATGGAATGCTTTTGATGGGGCAAATGGATTTGATTTTTTTAAAGGTTCTTGTTGGTATAGAAAAGAATTTACTATTGAAAGCTTAGCAAAAGCCAAAAAAGTATTTATTGAGTTTGAAGCTGTAAATAGTATTGCAGATGTCTACGTAAATGGTGAGCATATAGGGCAGCATAAAGGCGGATATTCTACATTTAGATTTGACATTACTGATGCTATTGAATTTGGACATACCAATATGTTATCAGTAAACGTAAACAATGCAGTTTTTGATGATGTATATCCTCAAATGGCGGATTTTACATTCTACGGTGGAATTTATCGTGATGTAAATATTATTATTACGGATAATATTCATTTTGATCTAATGGATTATGGTTCAGCCGGAGTCTATGTGATTCAAAAAGATATAAGTAGAGAAAAAGCTTCATTAACAATTAAATCTAATTTGGTAAATGATAATGAAGAAGAAAAAAAAGTAAGACTTTGGGCAGATATATTCGATGCAGAAAGAAATAAAGTAACTTATGCTGCCACTGAAGTTATATTAGCTAAAGGTGAAACTAAAGAGGTTGAAATGCCAGTGGCTATAGAAAACCCAATATTGTGGAATGGTAGAAAAAATGCTTATATGTATGAAGCAAAAGTATCTATGGTGAGTTTTAATGATACTGTGGATGAGATTTCCATTCCTTTTGGTGTAAGATATTTTAACGTTGATGCTGAAAAAGGGTTCTTCTTAAATGGAGAACATCTTGCATTAAATGGTGTTTCAAGACATCAAGATAGAAAAGATATGGGATGGGCAATAACTCATAAAGAACAAGAAGAAGACATGGAATTAATTAAAGAAGTAGGAGCAACTTCTATTAGATTAGCTCATTATCAACATAATCAATATTTTTATGATTTATGCGATAAAGAAGGTATGGTTATTTGGGCGGAAATTCCATTTATATCTGTTATGTCAAAAACAGAATTAGAAGGCACAAATGCAAAACAACAAATGGTTGAATTAATTAGACAAAACTATAACCATCCATCAATTATGTTCTGGGGTATTCAAAATGAAATACAAATTAGTGGAGAAAGACCAGAAGTTAGAAAACTTGTTAATGAATTAAATGAATTAACTAAAAAAGAAGATCCTACTAGATTAACTACAATGGCAAATGTTATGTTTGTAGAAGACAATGATCCATATAATTTTGTAACTGACATAGTTGGATATAATAAATATTATGGTTGGTACCAAGGTAAAACTGAAGATTTTATAGGATGGCTTGATGGCTTTCATAAGACTAATCCTAACGTGAAATTAGGTATATCTGAATATGGTGCAGAAGGTATACTGCAATATCATAATAATAATCCAAAAGTAAAAGACTATAGCGAAGAATATCATGCGTTATATCATGAAACAGTTTGGAAAATTTTTGAGAAACGTCCTTACCTATGGGCAACATACGTATGGAATATGTTTGATTTCGGTGCGAATATCAGAGATGAAGGTGGCGTAAAGGGAAGAAATAACAAAGGTTTAATAACTTATGATAGAAAGATTAAAAAAGATGCTTTTTATATGTATAAAGCACATTGGTCTGATGAGAAATTTGTACATATAACAAGCAAAAGATTTGTAGAAAGAGTAGATAATGAAATCACTGTTAAAGTATATTCTAACTGTGATAAAGTAACTCTTTATTCAAATGGATATGAAGTGGCTACAAAAGCAGGTAATAGCAAAATTTTTGTTTTTGAGAATGTTGAATTACATGAGGGAATAAATGAAATTAGGGTTGCTTGCAACCAAGATGGTGTTATATTAGAAGATTCTGCTATATTTAATAAAGTATCACAAACTAATCAAAGTTATGAAGCTCCAGAAGCTGAGACAGGTGGATTAGTAGCTAACTGGTTTGAAATGCCTGAGCTAGACTTAGATAGTATTGAAGTAAAAGAACTTGAAATTACTGACGATGTTTACTCAACACGTTGTTCATTAAAAGATATTCTTGAAAATGAAGAAGGTAAAGCAGTGCTTAATAAATATTTAGGAGATTTTGCAGAAAACCCTGCAATTGGAATGGCACTAGGAATGAAGATTGACGTATTAGCTACAATGGCAGAAGATGTATTCAATGAAAAAATGTTATATATGCTTAATAAAGAATTGATAAAAATTAAAAAATCTAAGTAA
- a CDS encoding helix-turn-helix domain-containing protein yields the protein MRVKNKNIDDTIYSICILIHQICKLNLEFISDSPSSSFELVNSQSPILLSNSKIETLTYIHNFLKNKSPNEILYHTDNFQLNYLAVGFFEKSQYKGTIIVGPFISTIPDNGFITKVIETNHLPLVHRLQLHEYYKSLPIFDVNDNKNVGNLMINLASNPFIYGNMLFSQNESLDINKKEKNDLNEKELFSAIELRYKIEKNLLNAVENGSTEKALKFKNSFQFAAVHRIPNNPLRAYKNLTFSFNTLLRIASERGGVSPIYIHNLSDKFAILIENISSMAQLEALQINMISEYCDLVNKFSTAGYSKIIRKTINYINLNFDNPISLSLIAENINITPSHLSRQFKKETNMNVTEFINKRRVEEAKFLIDQNDNSITEIALMVGYENHNYFCKVFKQITSLTPMDYLKMTQSKNSSKEQ from the coding sequence ATGAGAGTAAAAAATAAAAATATAGATGACACCATTTATTCTATTTGTATTCTTATTCATCAAATATGTAAGTTAAATTTAGAGTTTATAAGTGATAGTCCCAGTTCTTCATTTGAGCTAGTTAATTCTCAATCACCTATTTTATTATCTAACTCCAAAATCGAAACTCTTACATATATTCACAACTTTTTAAAAAATAAATCACCTAATGAAATTCTGTATCATACAGATAATTTCCAGCTTAACTATCTTGCTGTTGGTTTTTTCGAAAAATCACAATATAAAGGTACTATTATTGTTGGGCCTTTTATTTCTACTATCCCAGATAATGGATTTATTACTAAGGTTATAGAGACAAATCATTTACCTCTAGTGCACAGGTTACAACTTCATGAATACTATAAAAGTCTTCCTATTTTCGATGTTAATGATAATAAAAACGTAGGTAATTTGATGATTAATTTAGCTTCAAATCCTTTTATTTATGGAAATATGCTATTTTCACAGAATGAAAGCCTTGATATTAATAAAAAAGAAAAAAATGATTTGAATGAAAAAGAACTATTCTCTGCAATAGAATTGAGGTACAAAATAGAAAAAAATCTCTTAAATGCTGTTGAGAATGGTTCAACTGAAAAAGCTTTGAAGTTTAAGAATTCATTCCAATTTGCTGCAGTTCACAGGATTCCTAATAATCCATTAAGAGCTTATAAAAATCTTACTTTTAGTTTTAATACTTTACTTAGAATAGCAAGTGAGCGTGGCGGAGTTTCCCCTATTTATATTCATAATTTATCTGATAAATTTGCTATTTTAATAGAAAATATATCTAGCATGGCGCAGTTAGAAGCCCTTCAAATAAACATGATTTCAGAGTATTGTGATTTAGTAAATAAATTTTCTACGGCTGGCTATAGCAAAATTATAAGAAAAACTATTAACTATATTAATTTAAATTTTGACAATCCAATATCTTTGAGTTTAATTGCAGAGAACATTAATATAACACCCTCTCATCTTTCAAGGCAGTTTAAAAAGGAAACCAATATGAATGTTACAGAATTTATTAATAAAAGAAGAGTTGAAGAAGCTAAGTTCTTAATTGACCAAAATGATAATTCTATAACCGAAATTGCTCTTATGGTTGGCTATGAAAACCATAATTATTTTTGTAAAGTCTTCAAACAAATCACATCATTGACACCAATGGACTATTTAAAGATGACACAATCAAAAAATAGCTCTAAAGAGCAATAA
- a CDS encoding HAD hydrolase-like protein, which translates to MKVNIEDFKKTKRFLVCVDSDGCAMDTMEVKHRKCFAPKAIEIWGLQDIEAKFLETWNMVNLYSKTRGINRFKGLAKTFELLSEDGIDMPDFSTVNKWIENSTELSNPALEKAISQTKDGQLVKVLEWSNAVNKAITELPEDDKPFPNVKKVLETISCVADVAIVSSANGGAVIAEWTRHELAPFVKVMLGQEAGTKANCIANLKNNKYYEDEVLMIGDALGDLESAMKNDVLFYPILVGREDFSWKRLMYEALTKLLEGSYRGEYQDKLINEFNSILK; encoded by the coding sequence ATGAAAGTAAATATAGAAGACTTTAAAAAGACTAAAAGATTTTTAGTATGTGTTGATTCTGATGGGTGTGCAATGGACACTATGGAAGTAAAACATAGAAAATGCTTTGCACCTAAGGCAATTGAAATATGGGGACTGCAAGATATAGAGGCAAAGTTTCTTGAAACATGGAATATGGTTAATTTGTACTCAAAAACAAGAGGGATTAACAGATTTAAAGGGCTCGCAAAAACTTTTGAACTTTTATCAGAAGATGGTATAGATATGCCAGACTTTTCAACAGTTAATAAGTGGATTGAAAATTCAACTGAATTATCAAATCCTGCATTAGAAAAAGCAATTTCTCAAACAAAAGATGGACAACTAGTTAAAGTGCTGGAATGGAGCAATGCTGTTAATAAAGCTATTACTGAATTACCAGAGGATGACAAACCATTTCCTAATGTTAAAAAAGTATTAGAAACTATTAGTTGTGTTGCAGATGTTGCAATTGTTTCTTCTGCAAATGGAGGTGCTGTAATTGCAGAATGGACACGACATGAGCTTGCACCTTTTGTGAAAGTAATGCTTGGGCAAGAAGCTGGAACCAAGGCAAACTGTATAGCTAACTTAAAAAACAATAAGTACTATGAAGATGAAGTGCTAATGATTGGGGATGCACTTGGTGACTTGGAATCTGCAATGAAAAATGATGTATTATTTTATCCTATACTTGTTGGCAGAGAAGATTTTTCTTGGAAGAGATTAATGTATGAAGCATTAACCAAACTTTTGGAAGGTAGCTATAGAGGAGAATATCAAGATAAATTAATTAATGAATTTAACTCAATATTAAAGTAA